A DNA window from Sporosarcina sp. ANT_H38 contains the following coding sequences:
- the truB gene encoding tRNA pseudouridine(55) synthase TruB: MDGILPLWKEKGMTSHDCVFKLRKILGTKKVGHTGTLDPSVEGVLPICIGQATKVAEYVTDSGKEYIAVVSIGTATETEDADGAVVTSDLSPKHITRTEIEAALTKLTGEIVQIPPMYSAVKVNGRKLYEYARKGIEVERPERKVFIHEIELLDTVQWYEGETISFRIRVACGKGTYIRTLAVQIGELLGFPAHMAALVRTSSGTYVQTDCRTLDEVRALQEEGQIATILRPLEDALSSFATVEISEELIEKVENGQVLDEHPLLESEESIVFMNEGKALAVYKKHPTKLGLMKPEKMFPLNR, encoded by the coding sequence ATGGACGGAATACTTCCTCTATGGAAAGAAAAAGGTATGACTTCGCATGATTGTGTCTTCAAATTGCGGAAAATTCTTGGTACGAAAAAAGTTGGACATACCGGTACACTTGACCCGAGCGTTGAAGGTGTATTGCCGATTTGTATTGGACAGGCGACGAAGGTGGCTGAATACGTTACCGATTCTGGCAAGGAATATATTGCGGTTGTTTCCATAGGAACTGCAACTGAAACGGAAGATGCAGACGGGGCGGTAGTCACTAGTGACTTGTCCCCAAAACATATTACACGAACGGAAATTGAAGCAGCGCTTACGAAGTTAACTGGTGAAATTGTCCAAATCCCACCAATGTATTCTGCAGTAAAAGTAAACGGTAGAAAATTATATGAATATGCACGTAAAGGAATTGAAGTTGAAAGGCCTGAACGAAAAGTATTCATTCATGAAATTGAATTGTTGGATACTGTACAATGGTATGAAGGTGAAACAATCTCTTTCCGTATCAGGGTTGCGTGCGGAAAAGGAACGTATATCCGAACGCTTGCTGTCCAAATAGGGGAACTGCTTGGTTTCCCTGCGCATATGGCCGCACTTGTCAGAACATCGTCAGGAACTTACGTGCAGACAGACTGCAGGACGTTGGATGAAGTGAGGGCACTTCAGGAAGAAGGACAAATCGCAACGATACTTCGACCTCTTGAAGATGCACTTAGTAGTTTCGCGACCGTTGAAATCAGTGAAGAGCTCATTGAAAAAGTGGAGAATGGTCAAGTATTGGATGAGCATCCACTACTTGAAAGTGAAGAGTCAATCGTATTTATGAATGAAGGCAAGGCACTTGCAGTATACAAGAAGCATCCTACCAAGCTTGGTCTCATGAAGCCTGAAAAGATGTTTCCGTTGAACAGGTAA
- a CDS encoding DUF503 domain-containing protein, with product MIVYAECSFFIPEAASLKEKRSVLKRMTDRVKNDYNVSISELDHQDLWQRTTIALVAVASSKDAAEREVRRAIRLLESNPEWELSNLTLDYY from the coding sequence ATGATTGTCTATGCGGAATGTTCATTCTTCATTCCGGAGGCGGCTTCATTGAAAGAGAAGCGGTCTGTTTTAAAGCGGATGACGGACAGAGTCAAAAATGACTATAATGTCTCCATCTCAGAACTAGATCATCAGGATCTGTGGCAACGAACAACAATCGCTCTTGTTGCCGTTGCCTCATCAAAAGATGCAGCTGAGCGTGAAGTTAGGCGGGCGATCCGGCTTTTGGAGTCAAATCCAGAATGGGAATTGTCCAACTTAACGCTCGACTATTATTAA
- the rbfA gene encoding 30S ribosome-binding factor RbfA has protein sequence MTMRANRVAEQMKKELGEIIGQKIKDPRIGFVTVTDVEVTGDLQHSTVYISVLGKDSEKKDTLRGLNQAKGYIRTEIGKRIRLRITPEIKFEFDSSVAYGTRIESLLKQVKSEDTE, from the coding sequence ATGACAATGCGTGCTAATCGTGTTGCAGAGCAGATGAAAAAAGAGCTTGGTGAAATCATCGGTCAAAAAATTAAAGATCCACGAATCGGTTTTGTTACAGTAACCGATGTCGAGGTGACTGGTGATCTTCAACATTCAACGGTTTACATCTCTGTTCTTGGAAAAGATTCGGAAAAAAAAGATACGCTGAGAGGGCTGAATCAGGCGAAAGGATATATTCGTACTGAAATCGGCAAGCGGATCAGGCTTCGAATAACACCCGAGATTAAATTCGAATTCGATAGTTCCGTTGCATACGGAACTCGGATCGAATCACTTCTTAAACAGGTGAAAAGCGAAGATACAGAGTAA
- the rpsO gene encoding 30S ribosomal protein S15, protein MAITQERKNELINEYKIHDTDTGSADVQVAVLTEEINNLTEHFRLHKKDNHSRRGLYKMIGTRKRLLRYLRDNEVQRYRDLIAKLGLRR, encoded by the coding sequence ATGGCTATCACACAAGAACGTAAAAATGAATTGATCAATGAATATAAAATTCATGATACTGATACTGGATCAGCAGACGTACAAGTCGCTGTCCTTACAGAAGAGATCAATAACCTGACAGAACATTTCCGTCTTCATAAGAAAGACAACCACTCACGTCGTGGTCTTTACAAAATGATCGGAACTCGTAAAAGACTTTTGAGATACTTACGAGACAATGAAGTTCAGCGTTACCGTGATCTTATTGCTAAACTCGGCCTTCGCCGTTAA
- the dapA gene encoding 4-hydroxy-tetrahydrodipicolinate synthase produces MELGRVSTAMVTPFSSTGDIDYDKTAKLIDHLIANGSDSLVVCGTTGESPTLSVEEKEALFALTVKIVNKRVPVIAGTGTFSTRETVKLTLMAERVGADGIMLVAPYYNKPDQKGMYAHFSHVAGETSLPVMLYNIPGRSAVNMIPETLIALSKIKNIRAVKEASGSLDQIVDIISGTDNGFSVYSGDDALALPTLAIGGKGIVSVASHVAGNEMQRMIAAFKDGHTEQAGAMHRTLLPLFRAIFSAPNPVMVKYALEKLGVETGGVRLPLIGLEGKDDAFDKVWKNYEKNLHIFN; encoded by the coding sequence ATGGAACTTGGACGCGTATCGACGGCAATGGTCACACCTTTTTCATCAACGGGAGACATTGATTACGACAAAACTGCAAAACTGATTGATCATCTGATTGCGAATGGAAGTGATTCATTGGTCGTGTGTGGTACGACTGGCGAATCACCTACACTTTCTGTAGAAGAGAAGGAAGCACTTTTTGCATTAACTGTAAAAATAGTGAATAAGCGCGTACCAGTCATCGCAGGGACGGGTACGTTTTCTACAAGAGAAACTGTCAAGCTTACACTGATGGCGGAACGAGTGGGGGCTGACGGTATTATGCTCGTCGCACCTTATTACAACAAACCTGATCAAAAAGGAATGTACGCTCACTTTTCGCATGTTGCAGGGGAAACCAGCCTGCCAGTTATGTTGTACAATATCCCAGGACGATCTGCCGTAAATATGATTCCAGAGACACTTATCGCTTTATCAAAAATAAAAAATATCCGAGCGGTAAAAGAAGCGAGTGGAAGCCTCGACCAGATAGTTGACATCATCTCTGGGACGGATAACGGATTTTCAGTCTACAGTGGGGACGACGCGTTGGCGTTACCTACCCTTGCAATAGGTGGAAAAGGTATCGTGTCGGTCGCCTCACACGTTGCAGGCAATGAAATGCAACGGATGATTGCAGCGTTCAAGGACGGACACACGGAACAGGCGGGTGCGATGCATAGAACGTTACTTCCTTTATTCCGAGCAATATTTTCCGCACCCAATCCGGTAATGGTGAAATACGCACTAGAAAAACTGGGAGTTGAAACTGGGGGAGTCAGGTTGCCACTGATCGGACTCGAAGGCAAGGATGATGCCTTTGATAAAGTCTGGAAAAACTATGAAAAAAACCTTCATATTTTTAATTAA
- a CDS encoding bifunctional riboflavin kinase/FAD synthetase, producing MDIHKLHYPGKVTIESDSHYSLAIGFFDGLHIGHQTVIKEAKRKAEELGIRSAVMTFDPHPSHLFGDGEDKVGYITQYPEKIRLLRSMGIDALFIVTFDWALASLSPKQFVDIFLKELHVLHVTAGFDYTFGSKGAGTMEQMDALSDGEFGTTVIKKVTDNEEKISSTRIRQLLSRGDVGETTSLLGRPFRTVGVVVDGEKRGRLLGFPTANVLPESGTVLPANGVYAVRFTVDEKTYEGVCNVGVKPTFHDPSDMQAVVEVHVLNFAGDLYGKEAFVDWIGHIRDEQKFGSIDLLVEQIEKDKISAEEILATHR from the coding sequence ATGGACATCCACAAATTGCATTATCCAGGAAAAGTTACGATTGAAAGTGATTCGCATTATTCCCTTGCGATCGGTTTCTTTGACGGATTGCATATTGGACATCAGACAGTGATCAAGGAAGCGAAAAGAAAAGCCGAAGAACTTGGTATTCGCTCGGCTGTTATGACATTCGATCCACACCCATCTCATCTATTTGGTGACGGTGAAGATAAGGTTGGTTATATAACGCAGTATCCGGAAAAAATTAGGCTGCTTCGTTCCATGGGTATCGATGCTTTGTTCATCGTGACATTTGACTGGGCGCTTGCTTCTCTTTCTCCTAAACAATTTGTCGATATTTTCTTGAAAGAGCTACATGTTTTGCATGTCACTGCAGGATTTGACTATACATTCGGTTCGAAGGGAGCGGGTACAATGGAACAGATGGATGCATTATCAGACGGGGAATTTGGTACAACTGTTATCAAAAAAGTAACTGATAACGAGGAGAAGATTTCCTCTACTCGAATTAGGCAACTTCTTTCAAGAGGAGATGTTGGGGAGACCACATCACTTCTCGGCAGACCTTTTCGGACAGTTGGCGTGGTTGTTGATGGTGAGAAAAGGGGACGATTGCTTGGATTCCCAACTGCAAATGTCTTACCCGAGAGTGGAACTGTGTTACCTGCAAATGGTGTCTATGCGGTGCGTTTCACTGTGGATGAAAAAACGTATGAGGGCGTATGCAATGTTGGTGTGAAACCGACGTTCCATGACCCAAGTGATATGCAGGCTGTCGTAGAGGTGCATGTACTCAATTTTGCCGGAGATCTCTATGGCAAAGAAGCATTTGTAGACTGGATTGGACATATCCGCGATGAGCAAAAATTCGGCTCTATCGATCTTCTTGTTGAACAGATAGAAAAAGATAAAATCAGTGCAGAAGAGATTCTAGCAACACATCGATGA
- the pnp gene encoding polyribonucleotide nucleotidyltransferase: protein MTEKKVYTLDWAGRPLTIETGQLAKQANGAVLVRYGETTVLSTATSSKNSRGLDFFPLTVNYEERMYAVGKIPGGFIKREGRPSEKAVLTSRLIDRPIRPLFADGFRNDVQVISLVMSVDQDCSSEMAAMLGSSLALSVSDIPFEGPIAGIQIGLIDGKFIVNPTPAQLEKSELDLVVAGTKDAINMVEAGAQEVAEDIILEAIMFGHGEIIKLIEFQEKIVAEIGKAKTEVALFTLDETIMSDIKNSCETDLINAIQTVEKHAREDAINAVKNEVIERYKENEADDATMKQVKGVLDKMVKEEVRRLITDEKIRPDGRGLDEIRPLASEVGLLPRTHGSGLFTRGQTQALSVCTLGALGEVQIIDGLGLEETKRFMHHYNFPNFSVGETGPIRGPGRREIGHGALGERALSAVIPNDTDFPYTIRLVAEVLESNGSSSQASICASTMAMLDAGVPLKAPVAGIAMGLVKKGDNYSVLSDIQGMEDHLGDMDFKVAGTSKGITALQMDIKIEGLSREILEEALTQAKVGRLKILNHMITAISGPREELSEYAPKIIVIKINPDKIRDVIGPGGKVINKIIEETNVKIDTEQDGTIYISSPNNEMNAKAKAMIENIVREAKVGEYYMAKVKRIEKFGAFLELFPGKDGLLHISEIGEERTKSVEDVLKMNDEMFVKVIEIDNQGRVNLSRKVVILEEKAAAEKANS, encoded by the coding sequence ATGACAGAGAAAAAAGTTTACACACTTGATTGGGCAGGTCGCCCGTTGACAATTGAAACGGGTCAACTTGCAAAACAGGCTAACGGAGCAGTACTTGTACGCTACGGAGAAACAACAGTACTTTCGACTGCAACATCTTCTAAAAATTCACGGGGGTTAGATTTCTTCCCTCTTACAGTGAATTATGAAGAACGCATGTATGCGGTTGGGAAAATTCCGGGAGGCTTCATTAAACGTGAAGGACGCCCGTCAGAAAAAGCGGTCTTAACAAGCCGACTAATTGACCGTCCGATCCGTCCTTTATTTGCAGATGGATTCCGCAATGATGTTCAAGTTATTTCACTTGTTATGTCAGTTGATCAAGACTGTTCATCTGAAATGGCAGCAATGCTCGGTTCTTCACTTGCATTGTCGGTTTCTGATATTCCTTTCGAAGGACCGATTGCTGGTATCCAAATTGGATTAATCGACGGGAAATTCATCGTTAACCCAACACCGGCTCAATTGGAAAAGAGTGAGCTAGACCTTGTTGTCGCTGGTACTAAAGATGCTATCAACATGGTTGAAGCAGGCGCACAAGAAGTCGCGGAAGATATCATCCTTGAAGCAATTATGTTCGGGCACGGAGAAATCATTAAACTGATTGAATTCCAAGAAAAAATTGTTGCTGAAATTGGCAAAGCGAAAACGGAAGTTGCACTATTCACATTGGATGAAACAATTATGTCTGATATTAAAAATAGCTGTGAAACCGATCTTATCAATGCAATCCAAACCGTAGAGAAGCATGCGCGTGAAGATGCTATCAATGCAGTGAAAAACGAAGTGATCGAACGCTACAAAGAAAACGAAGCGGACGATGCTACGATGAAACAAGTAAAAGGCGTTTTGGATAAAATGGTTAAAGAAGAAGTACGTCGCCTAATTACGGATGAGAAAATCCGTCCTGATGGCCGCGGCCTTGATGAAATCCGTCCACTTGCATCAGAAGTTGGCCTCTTGCCACGTACGCACGGTTCGGGTCTCTTTACACGCGGCCAAACGCAAGCGCTTAGTGTTTGTACACTGGGAGCCCTCGGTGAAGTACAAATCATCGATGGTCTTGGTCTTGAAGAAACAAAACGTTTCATGCACCATTATAACTTCCCGAACTTCAGTGTTGGTGAAACGGGTCCAATCCGTGGACCAGGCCGTCGTGAAATCGGACACGGTGCCCTCGGCGAACGCGCACTTTCGGCAGTTATCCCGAATGACACTGATTTCCCGTACACAATCCGTCTCGTAGCAGAAGTGCTTGAGTCAAACGGCTCATCTTCACAAGCATCAATCTGTGCTTCAACAATGGCTATGTTAGATGCGGGTGTTCCACTTAAAGCTCCGGTTGCGGGTATCGCAATGGGTCTTGTGAAAAAAGGGGACAACTATTCTGTCCTTTCCGATATCCAAGGGATGGAAGATCATCTTGGCGATATGGACTTCAAAGTGGCAGGAACTTCTAAAGGGATTACTGCACTTCAAATGGATATTAAAATTGAGGGTCTTTCACGTGAAATCTTGGAAGAAGCATTGACACAAGCAAAAGTGGGTCGCTTGAAGATTTTAAACCATATGATCACAGCAATTTCAGGACCGCGTGAAGAGCTTTCGGAATATGCTCCGAAAATTATCGTCATCAAAATAAATCCAGACAAGATTCGCGACGTAATTGGGCCTGGCGGAAAAGTGATTAACAAAATCATTGAAGAGACGAACGTTAAAATCGATACTGAGCAAGATGGTACGATTTACATCTCTTCTCCAAATAATGAAATGAACGCCAAAGCGAAAGCGATGATTGAAAATATCGTTCGTGAAGCAAAAGTTGGCGAATATTATATGGCGAAAGTGAAACGAATTGAGAAATTCGGTGCATTCCTTGAACTCTTCCCAGGAAAAGATGGACTTCTTCATATTTCTGAAATTGGAGAAGAACGGACGAAATCGGTTGAAGACGTCTTGAAAATGAACGATGAAATGTTCGTTAAAGTAATTGAAATCGATAACCAGGGACGAGTTAACTTGTCTAGAAAAGTTGTCATTCTTGAAGAAAAAGCAGCTGCTGAAAAAGCAAATAGCTAA
- a CDS encoding YlmC/YmxH family sporulation protein, which produces MTMLLSELAQKELIQVEDGVRYGFLADTDLIFNGKTGDIIGFEIKKKFGRFSFKNRQEASEEFIPWHEIVLIGEHRILFGKTHSMDELASYEG; this is translated from the coding sequence ATGACGATGCTACTTTCAGAACTTGCTCAAAAAGAGCTTATTCAAGTTGAGGACGGGGTCCGCTATGGTTTTTTGGCGGATACCGACCTTATTTTTAACGGAAAAACAGGCGATATTATCGGATTTGAAATAAAGAAGAAGTTCGGTCGTTTTTCATTCAAGAACCGTCAGGAAGCTTCGGAAGAATTCATACCCTGGCATGAAATTGTCTTGATTGGAGAACATCGTATTTTGTTCGGAAAAACGCATAGTATGGATGAGTTGGCTAGCTATGAAGGATAA
- a CDS encoding aspartate-semialdehyde dehydrogenase has product MKKMNVAIVGATGAVGTKILEKLLERDFPVASIKLLASKRSAGTEITAGGYNYIVEETVPESFAGIDIAFFSAGGAISEKFAHEAVKRGAVVIDNTSAFRMIKEIPLVVPEVNTEALSGHTGIIANPNCSTIQMVTALQPIREKFGLNRIIVSTYQAVSGAGSEAIDELENQSVQFENRSKTEATILPSASAERHYPIAFNAIPQIDAFDPSGYTLEELKMINETKKIFNDQKLAVSATCVRLPVVTGHSESVYIEIGKDGVSVKELHALLENAPGVVVQDDPSKQLYPMPLFAEGKDEVFVGRIRKDPNHPSGFHLWIVSDNLLKGAALNSVQIAETLIN; this is encoded by the coding sequence ATGAAAAAAATGAATGTTGCAATAGTTGGAGCGACGGGGGCAGTTGGTACGAAAATTCTTGAGAAATTACTTGAACGTGATTTTCCTGTCGCATCTATCAAGTTACTAGCATCGAAACGGTCTGCTGGAACAGAGATTACGGCGGGCGGTTATAACTATATCGTTGAAGAAACTGTTCCAGAATCATTCGCCGGCATCGATATTGCTTTTTTTAGTGCGGGCGGTGCCATTTCTGAAAAGTTTGCACATGAAGCAGTAAAAAGAGGTGCGGTTGTCATCGATAATACAAGCGCATTCCGAATGATAAAAGAAATTCCGCTAGTTGTTCCTGAAGTGAACACTGAAGCTTTAAGTGGACATACAGGAATCATCGCTAACCCGAACTGTTCAACGATTCAGATGGTTACTGCATTACAACCAATTCGTGAGAAGTTCGGTCTAAATCGAATCATTGTTTCCACGTATCAAGCAGTTTCAGGTGCAGGTTCCGAAGCAATTGATGAATTGGAAAATCAAAGTGTACAGTTTGAAAACCGTTCGAAAACAGAAGCAACTATTTTACCATCTGCTTCAGCAGAACGGCATTATCCAATCGCATTCAATGCGATTCCCCAAATTGACGCATTCGATCCTTCAGGCTATACACTTGAGGAACTTAAAATGATAAATGAAACAAAAAAAATATTTAATGATCAAAAATTGGCCGTGTCAGCGACTTGTGTGCGCCTACCTGTCGTTACAGGGCATTCTGAGTCAGTATATATTGAAATTGGTAAGGACGGAGTATCCGTAAAAGAGCTTCATGCTTTACTTGAAAATGCGCCAGGCGTCGTCGTCCAAGATGATCCATCTAAACAATTGTACCCGATGCCATTATTCGCCGAAGGAAAAGATGAAGTGTTTGTGGGTCGTATTCGAAAAGATCCAAACCATCCATCAGGATTCCACCTGTGGATTGTATCGGACAATCTTCTTAAAGGTGCGGCGCTTAATTCTGTGCAAATTGCAGAAACTTTGATTAACTAA
- a CDS encoding pitrilysin family protein, producing the protein MIETHICQNGVRIVHEKMPHVRSVALGIWVGAGSGDEMESEAGIAHFIEHMLFKGTASRSARTIAEEFDRIGGDVNAFTSKEMTCYYTTVLGHQAPRALSILTDMFFNSAFDEAEIEKEKSIVLDELAAVEDAPDDDVDERLWPVMYPEQPIGKPVLGNEATISTFNRKMIDDFMEKMYTPEQIVISVAGNYDKRLIQLIEVQFGSFKREKKAEHSAPLALPEFHGGLTLKEKDIEQAHICLGFTGLPVDDERIPELIVLDSIIGGSMSSRLFQEVREERGLAYSIHSYFSAYKSTGAFMIYGGTSPENLRELSDTIDGVIDAILKEGITENELHNAKEQLKGGFLLGLESSEAIMHRNGKNELILREHKSADEVVALIDNVEISQVYRMANDIFGGQRAISIIAPKDVLKEFNI; encoded by the coding sequence ATGATAGAAACGCATATATGCCAAAATGGCGTCAGAATCGTCCATGAAAAAATGCCGCATGTACGCTCGGTGGCACTAGGGATATGGGTTGGTGCCGGTTCGGGAGACGAAATGGAATCGGAAGCGGGAATCGCTCATTTTATTGAACACATGCTCTTTAAAGGGACAGCTTCACGAAGTGCGCGTACGATAGCAGAGGAATTTGATCGGATTGGTGGAGATGTTAACGCCTTTACATCGAAAGAAATGACGTGTTATTACACGACAGTACTTGGACATCAAGCTCCCCGCGCACTCTCAATCTTAACCGATATGTTTTTCAACTCGGCGTTTGATGAAGCGGAAATCGAAAAAGAGAAGTCCATTGTCCTTGATGAGCTTGCGGCTGTTGAAGATGCGCCCGATGACGATGTAGATGAAAGATTATGGCCAGTTATGTATCCAGAACAACCAATTGGAAAACCGGTACTTGGAAATGAAGCAACAATAAGTACTTTCAATCGCAAAATGATAGATGACTTCATGGAAAAAATGTACACTCCGGAGCAGATTGTCATATCTGTAGCGGGGAACTATGACAAACGATTAATACAGCTTATTGAAGTTCAGTTCGGTTCGTTCAAACGGGAAAAGAAGGCCGAACACTCGGCACCATTAGCGTTACCTGAATTCCACGGTGGACTTACTTTAAAAGAAAAAGATATTGAACAAGCACATATCTGTCTTGGCTTTACAGGGCTACCTGTAGATGATGAACGAATCCCAGAGTTAATTGTGTTGGATAGTATAATAGGGGGCTCGATGTCCTCGCGACTATTTCAGGAAGTTCGTGAAGAACGTGGTCTGGCGTACTCAATTCATTCCTATTTCTCAGCATATAAATCGACAGGTGCATTCATGATATACGGCGGTACTTCCCCTGAGAATCTAAGGGAATTATCCGATACGATTGATGGTGTTATTGATGCGATCTTAAAAGAAGGCATTACGGAAAATGAATTGCATAATGCGAAAGAGCAGTTAAAAGGCGGCTTCCTACTTGGACTAGAAAGTTCAGAAGCGATAATGCACCGCAATGGGAAAAACGAACTCATTTTAAGGGAACATAAATCTGCAGATGAAGTCGTAGCTCTTATCGATAATGTCGAAATAAGTCAGGTGTATAGAATGGCAAACGACATCTTTGGGGGGCAACGGGCAATATCCATCATTGCGCCAAAGGATGTTCTAAAAGAATTTAATATTTGA
- a CDS encoding dipicolinate synthase subunit B, whose translation MLKGKRIGLGITASHCTYEEIIPVITALKDAGAAVVPVITHSVLTAATRFGTGEEWIERIEKATGEKVISTIVGAEPFGPKTPVDCMVIAPMTGNSMSRFANAATDSPVLMAAKATLRNDSPVLIGISTNDALGLNAMNLMKLLNMKNVFFIPFGQDDPLKKPNSLISDFTLMVPAAAAALEKRQLQPLLIIHN comes from the coding sequence ATGCTAAAGGGAAAGAGAATAGGTCTGGGGATTACGGCTTCACATTGTACGTATGAGGAAATCATACCAGTAATTACTGCACTAAAAGACGCAGGAGCTGCAGTCGTACCCGTTATCACTCACTCTGTTTTGACAGCTGCAACGCGTTTCGGAACTGGAGAAGAATGGATAGAACGAATTGAAAAGGCAACAGGCGAGAAAGTCATTTCTACGATTGTTGGAGCTGAGCCATTCGGTCCGAAAACCCCAGTCGATTGTATGGTTATTGCACCGATGACTGGGAATTCTATGAGTCGATTTGCCAACGCGGCGACAGATTCACCTGTATTGATGGCTGCCAAAGCTACACTACGAAATGACAGTCCTGTCCTCATTGGGATTTCAACAAATGATGCACTCGGTTTAAACGCAATGAATCTTATGAAACTACTCAATATGAAAAATGTCTTTTTCATCCCGTTCGGACAGGACGATCCGTTGAAGAAGCCAAACTCACTTATCTCCGATTTCACACTCATGGTACCTGCGGCAGCTGCTGCCCTCGAAAAAAGACAACTTCAACCGTTATTAATCATTCATAATTAA